In Schistocerca americana isolate TAMUIC-IGC-003095 chromosome 7, iqSchAmer2.1, whole genome shotgun sequence, a single genomic region encodes these proteins:
- the LOC124623124 gene encoding prostaglandin reductase 1-like, which translates to MIPNLEVKWLKEELGFHHAFNYKTNDVTEALKQAAPDGVDVYFDNVGGELSSTVINSMREWGRISVCGSISGYNESNLPKATIIQPAAIFKQLRMEGFLYSRWHNRWEEGITQLTQWVREGKIKYRETVTEGFQNTPKAFAGMLQGDNLGKAVVKV; encoded by the exons ATGATTCCCAACCTGGAG GTGAAGTGGCTGAAAGAGGAGTTGGGATTCCATCACGCATTTAACTACAAGACAAATGACGTCACAGAGGCGCTGAAGCAGGCGGCACCTGACGGCGTCGACGTGTACTTCGACAATGTGGGCGGCGAGCTGAGCAGCACAGTCATCAACAGCATGCGAGAGTGGGGCCGCATCTCCGTGTGCGGCTCGATATCTGGATACAACGAATCTAACCTCCCGAAGGCTACCATCATCCAGCCCGCAGCCATATTCAAGCAGCTCCGCATGGAGGGGTTCCTGTATTCACGGTGGCACAACCGCTGGGAAGAGGGCATTACCCAGCTGACGCAGTGGGTCCGAGAGGGAAAAATCAAATACCGTGAGACTGTAACAGAAGGATTTCAAAACACCCCCAAAGCCTTCGCCGGTATGCTGCAGGGTGACAACTTGGGGAAGGCTGTTGTTAAAGTGTGA